The Arachis hypogaea cultivar Tifrunner chromosome 16, arahy.Tifrunner.gnm2.J5K5, whole genome shotgun sequence genome contains a region encoding:
- the LOC112755096 gene encoding plastoglobule-localized metallopeptidase 48, chloroplastic isoform X1, which yields MASVTFSAHCLLHKPNSLSFSFLASDKFRFGRVGKNKKLGLTLCRAGSALAFRDLDADEFRHPLDKQNTLILRAIPGLNELGKALLGSVAEQVMLLENIGTSVLVSKNQLPDLHHLMVEAAQILNVDAPDLYVRQSPVPNAYTLAISGKRPFVVIHTSLVELLTRAELQAVLAHELGHLKCDHGVWLTYANILTLGAYTVPGIGGMIARTMEEQLFRWLRAAELTCDRAALLVAQDPKVVISVLMKLAGGCPSMADQLNVDAFLEQARSYEKAASSPVGWYIRNAQTRQLSHPLPVLRASEIDEWSRSTAYRSLLKRGIQIESLQQKI from the exons aTGGCTTCGGTAACTTTTTCCGCGCACTGCCTCCTCCACAAACCCAATTCTCTTTCTTTCAGTTTTTTAGCCTCGGACAAATTCAGGTTCGGACGAGTCGGAAAGAACAAGAAACTTGGATTAACGCTGTGCAGAGCAGGTTCGGCTCTTGCCTTTCGAGATCTCGACGCCGATGAATTTCGCCACCCTCTTGATAAACAG AACACGCTGATACTGAGAGCGATTCCAGGATTAAATGAATTGGGGAAAGCACTTCTag GAAGTGTCGCAGAGCAGGTCATGCTCCTAGAGAATATAGGGACATCTGTCCTTGTTTCCAAAAATCAG CTTCCTGATCTTCACCACTTGATGGTTGAAGCTGCACAAATATTAAATGTTGATGCCCCTGATCTATATGTTCGTCAAAGTCCTGTGCCGAATGCATACACATTAGCTATAAGTGGCAAACGACCATTTGTTGTTATTCACACTAGCCTTGTGGAGCTCTTGACAAGAGCAGAGTTGCag GCTGTTTTGGCTCATGAGTTGGGTCACCTAAAATGTGATCATGGAGTGTGGCTTACATATGCAAATATTCTAACCCTCGGAGCTTATACTGTACCTG GCATTGGAGGTATGATAGCTCGGACTATGGAGGAGCAGTTATTCCGGTGGCTACGAGCTGCTGAGTTGACTTGTGATCGAGCAGCTCTACTTGTTGCTCAGGACCCTAAG GTAGTCATCTCTGTCCTCATGAAATTAGCTGGTGGATGCCCATCTATGGCTGATCAACTAAATGTCGATGCATTCTTGGAGCAAGCTCGCTCTTATGAAAAAGCTGCTTCCAGCCCTGTTGGGTGGTACATAAG GAATGCACAAACAAGGCAACTGTCACACCCTTTGCCAGTTCTACGCGCTAGTGAAATCGACGAATGGTCTCGAAGTACAGCTTATCGATCTCTCCTGAAACGTGGAATACAGATTGAATCACTACAACAAAAAATCTAG
- the LOC112755096 gene encoding plastoglobule-localized metallopeptidase 48, chloroplastic isoform X2, whose protein sequence is MASVTFSAHCLLHKPNSLSFSFLASDKFRFGRVGKNKKLGLTLCRAGSALAFRDLDADEFRHPLDKQNTLILRAIPGLNELGKALLGSVAEQVMLLENIGTSVLVSKNQLPDLHHLMVEAAQILNVDAPDLYVRQSPVPNAYTLAISGKRPFVVIHTSLVELLTRAELQAVLAHELGHLKCDHGVWLTYANILTLGAYTVPGIGGMIARTMEEQLFRWLRAAELTCDRAALLVAQDPKLVDAHLWLIN, encoded by the exons aTGGCTTCGGTAACTTTTTCCGCGCACTGCCTCCTCCACAAACCCAATTCTCTTTCTTTCAGTTTTTTAGCCTCGGACAAATTCAGGTTCGGACGAGTCGGAAAGAACAAGAAACTTGGATTAACGCTGTGCAGAGCAGGTTCGGCTCTTGCCTTTCGAGATCTCGACGCCGATGAATTTCGCCACCCTCTTGATAAACAG AACACGCTGATACTGAGAGCGATTCCAGGATTAAATGAATTGGGGAAAGCACTTCTag GAAGTGTCGCAGAGCAGGTCATGCTCCTAGAGAATATAGGGACATCTGTCCTTGTTTCCAAAAATCAG CTTCCTGATCTTCACCACTTGATGGTTGAAGCTGCACAAATATTAAATGTTGATGCCCCTGATCTATATGTTCGTCAAAGTCCTGTGCCGAATGCATACACATTAGCTATAAGTGGCAAACGACCATTTGTTGTTATTCACACTAGCCTTGTGGAGCTCTTGACAAGAGCAGAGTTGCag GCTGTTTTGGCTCATGAGTTGGGTCACCTAAAATGTGATCATGGAGTGTGGCTTACATATGCAAATATTCTAACCCTCGGAGCTTATACTGTACCTG GCATTGGAGGTATGATAGCTCGGACTATGGAGGAGCAGTTATTCCGGTGGCTACGAGCTGCTGAGTTGACTTGTGATCGAGCAGCTCTACTTGTTGCTCAGGACCCTAAG CTGGTGGATGCCCATCTATGGCTGATCAACTAA